Proteins co-encoded in one Hymenobacter swuensis DY53 genomic window:
- a CDS encoding phospho-sugar mutase has product MALTPTIQDKINTWLTDSYDAHTHAEIRQLQAENQEDFLSDAFYRNLEFGTGGLRGIMGAGSNRMNRYTLGMATQGLSNYLLQSFPGQEIKVAIAHDSRNNSAEFARIAADIFSANGITVYLFEALRPTPELSFAIRELGCQSGCVVTASHNPKEYNGFKVYWNDGAQVVAPHDKNIIREVEAIHSVSDVKFQADTSRIHALGSDLDAAYLARVKQLSINPTAIQRQHDLKIVYTPLHGTGITLVPQALAQLGFTNVSIVEAQSTPDGNFPTVQSPNPEEKVAMQMALDQAKALDADLVLATDPDADRVGIAVKNNHGDWVLVNGNQTAALLTHYLLSARKQAGKMTPQDFIVYTIVTSDVLGDIARHHDVTAYQTLTGFKYIAGIIRDLEGQQQYIGGGEESYGYMIGDFVRDKDAVSACALLAEMAAAAKHQGRTLYQEMVQMYLTYGFYKEHLISLTKKGQRGAEEIQEMMAELRANPPRTIAGLPVVELRDYKTGRIRDLRTNLETETGLESSNVLQFILEDGSKISARPSGTEPKIKFYFSVRQPLKSAVDFDLADKLAGEKIQRIIEDMQLK; this is encoded by the coding sequence ATGGCCCTCACGCCCACCATTCAGGACAAAATCAATACCTGGCTCACCGATAGCTACGACGCCCACACGCACGCCGAAATCCGGCAGCTGCAGGCCGAAAACCAGGAGGATTTTCTGTCGGACGCTTTTTACCGCAACCTGGAGTTTGGCACCGGCGGTCTGCGCGGCATTATGGGCGCGGGTTCTAACCGCATGAACCGCTACACATTGGGCATGGCCACCCAGGGCCTGAGCAACTACCTGTTGCAGTCGTTTCCAGGCCAGGAAATCAAGGTGGCTATTGCCCACGATTCGCGCAACAACAGCGCCGAGTTTGCCCGCATTGCGGCCGATATTTTCTCGGCCAACGGCATCACGGTGTACTTGTTTGAGGCCCTGCGGCCTACGCCGGAGCTGTCGTTTGCCATCCGGGAGCTGGGCTGCCAGAGCGGCTGCGTAGTCACAGCCTCGCACAACCCCAAGGAGTACAACGGTTTCAAGGTGTACTGGAACGACGGCGCGCAGGTAGTGGCCCCGCACGATAAAAATATTATTCGCGAGGTAGAAGCCATTCACTCGGTCAGCGACGTGAAGTTTCAGGCCGATACCAGCCGGATTCACGCCCTCGGCTCCGACCTCGACGCGGCCTACCTAGCCCGGGTAAAGCAGCTCAGCATCAACCCTACCGCCATCCAGCGCCAGCATGATCTGAAAATTGTGTACACGCCGCTGCACGGCACAGGCATCACGCTGGTGCCCCAGGCGCTGGCGCAGTTAGGTTTCACTAACGTGAGCATCGTGGAAGCCCAGTCTACGCCTGATGGCAATTTCCCCACGGTACAGTCGCCGAATCCGGAGGAGAAAGTTGCCATGCAAATGGCCCTCGACCAGGCCAAAGCCCTCGACGCCGATTTGGTGCTAGCCACCGACCCTGATGCTGACCGCGTGGGTATTGCCGTAAAAAACAACCACGGCGACTGGGTGCTGGTAAACGGCAACCAGACGGCGGCGCTGCTGACGCATTACCTGCTCTCAGCCCGCAAACAGGCCGGCAAGATGACGCCCCAGGACTTCATCGTGTACACCATTGTAACCAGCGACGTGCTCGGCGATATTGCCCGCCACCACGACGTGACAGCCTACCAGACGCTGACCGGCTTCAAGTACATTGCCGGCATCATCCGCGACCTGGAAGGTCAGCAGCAGTACATCGGGGGCGGCGAGGAAAGCTACGGCTACATGATTGGTGACTTTGTGCGTGACAAAGATGCCGTATCGGCCTGCGCCCTACTGGCCGAAATGGCCGCCGCCGCCAAGCACCAGGGCCGCACGCTCTACCAGGAAATGGTGCAGATGTACCTGACCTACGGCTTCTATAAGGAGCACCTGATTTCGCTCACCAAAAAAGGCCAGCGCGGGGCCGAGGAAATTCAGGAAATGATGGCCGAGCTGCGCGCCAACCCACCCCGCACCATTGCCGGCCTGCCCGTGGTGGAGCTGCGCGACTACAAAACCGGCCGCATCCGCGACCTGCGCACCAACCTCGAAACCGAAACCGGCCTAGAAAGCTCCAATGTGCTCCAGTTCATTCTGGAAGATGGCAGCAAAATCTCGGCCCGCCCCAGCGGCACCGAGCCCAAAATCAAGTTCTACTTCAGCGTGCGGCAGCCCCTCAAATCGGCCGTGGACTTCGACCTGGCCGACAAGCTGGCCGGCGAAAAAATCCAGCGCATCATTGAGGATATGCAGTTGAAATAG